The following proteins are co-located in the Bacillus pumilus genome:
- a CDS encoding DEAD/DEAH box helicase encodes MDKAMELRQQLQSRHLLTIETRCTKPHLDWLEEKGLVNRSPAIERKASGFTCCRCGVSNKRYFALSPCEICQKECVYCRSCIMMGKVTECGSLYEWTGPQMKETFQSELTWQGELSKGQKRASEKMIEAIRNKSDLLVWAVCGAGKTEVLFHGIEYALNKGMSVCIATPRTDVVLELEPRIRKAFQGLNIAVLYGGSPQRFQIAPLMIATTHQLMRYKNAFDVLIVDEVDAFPFSIDERLQFAVLKAMRNTGVRIYLSATPSKKMKKDVVHGQLEAIKIPLRFHGRPLPVPSFQWIGHWKKKLNKNQLPSAVMNWLEKHIKRKRRVLLFVPSISAMKKVTKILREHHVNVEGVSADDQDRKQKVQHFRDYAYDVLVTTTILERGVTIQNVQVGVLGAESTIFTESALVQISGRAGRHPEYSTGDVFFFHFGLTRRMKQAKKHIVKMNDTAAQEFSEK; translated from the coding sequence ATGGACAAAGCGATGGAACTAAGGCAACAACTGCAATCACGCCACCTACTTACCATTGAAACTCGATGCACAAAGCCTCATTTGGATTGGCTGGAGGAGAAAGGGTTAGTAAATAGATCTCCTGCCATTGAGAGGAAAGCGAGCGGTTTTACATGCTGCCGATGTGGTGTATCAAACAAGCGGTACTTTGCTCTCTCACCTTGTGAAATATGCCAAAAAGAATGTGTGTACTGTAGATCATGCATCATGATGGGAAAAGTAACCGAATGTGGCTCTCTGTACGAATGGACGGGTCCGCAAATGAAAGAAACGTTTCAATCTGAATTAACATGGCAGGGAGAGCTGTCTAAAGGGCAAAAGAGAGCGTCAGAAAAAATGATAGAAGCGATAAGAAACAAATCTGATCTACTAGTTTGGGCTGTTTGCGGGGCAGGGAAAACGGAGGTGCTTTTTCACGGAATTGAATATGCGTTAAATAAAGGAATGAGTGTCTGTATCGCGACGCCTAGAACAGATGTAGTGCTTGAACTCGAGCCGCGAATTAGAAAGGCATTTCAAGGGCTGAATATAGCTGTGCTTTATGGCGGGAGTCCTCAAAGGTTCCAAATAGCACCGCTTATGATCGCCACAACCCATCAGCTCATGAGATACAAAAATGCTTTTGATGTTCTCATTGTAGATGAGGTCGATGCCTTTCCTTTTTCAATCGATGAACGTCTTCAATTTGCTGTTTTAAAGGCTATGAGAAACACAGGGGTTAGGATTTACTTAAGTGCCACACCATCTAAAAAAATGAAAAAGGATGTTGTTCATGGACAATTAGAAGCGATAAAAATTCCTCTGCGTTTCCACGGGCGACCTTTACCCGTCCCGTCATTTCAATGGATTGGACATTGGAAAAAGAAATTAAACAAGAATCAGCTGCCATCTGCTGTAATGAACTGGCTTGAGAAACATATTAAAAGAAAGAGAAGGGTTTTACTTTTTGTTCCTTCTATTTCCGCGATGAAGAAGGTAACGAAGATTCTTCGAGAGCATCATGTAAATGTAGAGGGTGTATCTGCTGATGATCAAGATAGGAAACAAAAGGTCCAACACTTCAGAGATTACGCATACGATGTACTGGTTACTACAACTATTCTCGAAAGAGGCGTAACCATTCAAAATGTTCAGGTGGGTGTACTAGGTGCGGAATCTACTATTTTCACAGAAAGTGCACTTGTTCAAATTTCTGGAAGGGCGGGGAGGCATCCTGAATATTCTACAGGAGATGTTTTCTTTTTTCATTTTGGTTTAACGAGAAGGATGAAACAAGCGAAGAAGCATATTGTAAAAATGAATGATACAGCTGCACAGGAGTTTTCTGAAAAATAG
- the flgK gene encoding flagellar hook-associated protein FlgK — protein MGSTFMGLETAKRGITAQRAGLYVTSNNVSNANTEGYSRQRVTFKADNPYPVISVYDGKTYGQMGTGVQVGTVERIRDSFLDLQYRDHNNNMSYYSAKSDALSQMEGVMNDLTDEGLNRAFDNLWKSLQVLSESKNADTASARTVVKTSAQALVDQFRLLNSSLTTIQKNLKTELDSTAKNVNTLLSQIDEVNKQIATVEPNGYLPNDLYDTRDALVDQLSSLVDIKVSYNPSGGNALNIAEGTVNIDIIGANGQSAGTILNGITNEKSELQISYDNTTGLVDSLQFGTTTIAADQLQVNGKVKALVEAYGYMSNGAEKGMYPDMLAELDEVAQVFMDTFNDVHKQGYTLNGASGQDFFDIENNNDLNKGLAARIKVSDVILASTDNIAASVNQTQGDGSNATQLANIQNLKLAIGGNTTTIQDYYQNVIAEMGIQGKKNMTLESSSAALVNSANERRMSTSAVSIDEEMTNMIQFQHAYNAAARIVTLQDEVLDKVINGMGVVGR, from the coding sequence ATGGGTTCTACATTCATGGGACTAGAAACGGCAAAAAGAGGAATCACAGCCCAGCGTGCAGGGCTTTATGTCACATCAAACAACGTGTCCAATGCAAATACAGAAGGCTACTCAAGACAAAGAGTTACCTTTAAAGCAGATAATCCTTACCCTGTAATTTCTGTTTATGATGGCAAGACGTACGGCCAAATGGGGACAGGAGTTCAAGTTGGGACCGTTGAAAGAATTCGAGACAGCTTTTTAGATCTACAATACAGAGATCATAACAACAATATGTCTTACTATTCAGCGAAGTCTGATGCCCTTTCACAAATGGAGGGGGTTATGAATGATTTGACAGATGAAGGCTTAAACAGAGCCTTTGATAATCTTTGGAAATCATTACAGGTTCTATCAGAATCGAAAAATGCTGATACTGCATCTGCACGTACAGTAGTTAAAACAAGTGCACAGGCTTTAGTAGATCAATTCCGTCTGCTCAATTCTTCTTTAACAACGATACAAAAGAATTTGAAAACAGAACTCGATTCAACAGCAAAAAATGTGAACACTCTTTTATCTCAAATAGATGAAGTGAACAAACAGATTGCAACAGTTGAGCCAAATGGATATCTTCCAAATGATCTTTATGATACGCGTGATGCGCTGGTCGATCAGTTATCCTCACTTGTTGATATTAAGGTGAGCTACAATCCATCTGGCGGAAATGCACTCAATATTGCTGAAGGAACCGTCAACATCGACATTATCGGTGCAAATGGACAATCTGCTGGGACGATTTTGAATGGCATTACCAATGAAAAGTCTGAACTGCAAATCTCCTACGATAATACGACGGGACTTGTCGACTCACTTCAATTCGGAACAACAACCATTGCAGCAGATCAATTACAGGTGAATGGTAAAGTAAAAGCACTTGTTGAGGCGTATGGCTACATGTCAAATGGTGCTGAAAAAGGAATGTACCCAGACATGCTTGCAGAGCTAGATGAAGTAGCACAAGTATTCATGGATACATTTAACGACGTGCATAAGCAAGGGTACACGTTAAATGGGGCAAGCGGACAAGACTTTTTTGATATCGAAAATAACAATGATCTGAATAAAGGCTTGGCAGCTCGTATCAAAGTGAGTGATGTGATTTTAGCATCAACAGATAATATTGCCGCATCTGTCAATCAAACGCAGGGTGATGGTTCGAATGCTACGCAATTAGCCAATATTCAAAACTTAAAGCTAGCAATTGGCGGAAATACAACGACAATTCAGGATTACTACCAAAATGTCATTGCTGAAATGGGGATACAAGGGAAAAAGAACATGACGCTGGAAAGCAGTTCAGCGGCTCTTGTCAACTCAGCTAATGAACGTAGAATGTCGACTAGCGCTGTCTCCATCGATGAAGAAATGACGAATATGATCCAATTTCAGCATGCGTATAATGCAGCGGCAAGAATTGTGACATTACAAGATGAAGTATTGGATAAAGTAATCAACGGCATGGGTGTCGTAGGAAGGTAG
- the flgM gene encoding flagellar biosynthesis anti-sigma factor FlgM produces the protein MKINRYGTQPVNPYKKTYEKQTLQSNQAKSTDKVEISKKAIEMQKVPNLMKERQDKIDQLKKSIEAGTYMVDTKGIADKMLNFYKQQ, from the coding sequence GTGAAAATTAATCGATATGGAACACAACCAGTAAATCCTTACAAGAAAACATATGAGAAACAAACGTTGCAATCGAATCAAGCAAAATCAACTGATAAAGTCGAAATTTCTAAAAAGGCAATCGAAATGCAAAAGGTGCCGAATTTAATGAAAGAACGTCAAGATAAAATAGACCAACTTAAAAAAAGCATTGAAGCCGGAACATATATGGTAGATACAAAAGGTATTGCAGATAAAATGCTGAATTTTTATAAACAACAATAA
- a CDS encoding LCP family protein produces MAQRVKVRVRKKKSKKKKIIKRILVLFLLLFICMGGFAVYKIVNTLQAADKTYDELDRGEKSKLRDAVIDIKKKPFSVLFVGIEDYATNGDHGRSDSLIVATINPQDKTMKMVSIPRDTRVHLASDTTESKDKINAAFAKGGKDETIETVEQFLNIPIDKYATVDFDGFKDVIDEVGGIDIDVPFDFNEKSDVKKSKKIYFKKGNMHLNGEEALAYARMRKQDPRGDFGRNDRQKQILRAMIDQMAKPNNIANVDNIAKEVSDHITTNFRITEGLALQQIYSGFKGDDTETLSIKGDDLYLGPNRTYYFEPDQTNLANVQNELRTHLKLPSEPSTETDSQTTPSSGETGTGTTDTAPTSPNSSGQ; encoded by the coding sequence ATGGCACAACGAGTAAAAGTGCGTGTACGAAAGAAAAAGAGTAAGAAGAAAAAGATTATCAAACGTATTCTGGTCTTATTTTTGCTTCTCTTCATCTGCATGGGCGGATTTGCAGTGTATAAAATTGTGAATACACTTCAGGCAGCTGACAAAACATATGATGAACTAGACCGCGGAGAGAAATCTAAGCTCCGTGATGCTGTCATTGATATTAAGAAGAAACCTTTCTCCGTTCTATTTGTCGGAATTGAGGATTATGCTACGAATGGTGATCATGGCCGTTCAGATTCACTCATTGTTGCAACCATTAATCCTCAAGATAAAACGATGAAAATGGTTAGTATTCCTCGGGACACACGGGTACATCTTGCAAGTGACACGACCGAAAGTAAAGATAAAATTAATGCGGCATTTGCTAAAGGCGGAAAAGACGAAACGATTGAAACTGTCGAACAATTCTTGAATATTCCGATCGATAAGTATGCAACAGTGGATTTTGACGGCTTCAAAGATGTCATTGATGAAGTGGGTGGAATTGATATAGATGTTCCATTTGACTTCAATGAAAAAAGTGACGTCAAAAAATCCAAAAAGATTTACTTCAAAAAGGGCAATATGCATTTAAACGGGGAAGAAGCACTTGCTTATGCGCGGATGAGAAAACAAGATCCACGAGGTGATTTCGGGCGTAACGATCGTCAGAAACAGATTTTACGAGCCATGATTGATCAAATGGCGAAGCCAAATAATATTGCAAACGTGGATAATATCGCCAAAGAAGTAAGTGATCACATTACGACCAATTTCCGTATCACGGAAGGACTTGCTCTTCAGCAAATCTACAGTGGATTTAAAGGAGACGACACAGAAACGCTTTCTATTAAAGGAGACGACCTTTATCTAGGACCAAATCGAACATATTACTTCGAGCCAGATCAAACCAATTTAGCTAATGTACAGAATGAATTAAGGACGCATTTAAAGCTTCCTTCTGAACCTTCGACTGAAACAGATTCACAGACCACTCCATCATCTGGTGAAACAGGGACAGGAACGACAGATACTGCGCCCACTTCGCCAAATTCATCCGGACAATAA
- a CDS encoding glycosyltransferase family 4 protein, whose protein sequence is MDYERALLAFFVSLATVLIVTPIVKKLAIKIGAVDQPNKRKVHDKVMPRMGGLAIFIGVAAGALAGGLFLHNKITAISVGAVLIVILGIFDDKYNLSAKFKFLVQVLVACLIVSTGLKMDFFSVPFLTDRIELGWMAYPLTVLWIVGITNAINLIDGLDGLAAGISVIGLSTIAVMAFSADKILILSLSLVVIGSTIGFLFYNFHPAKIFMGDTGSLFLGYMISVLSLLGLYKSVTLFSVVVPVIILGVPIFDTTFAIIRRILNKQPISAPDKSHIHHRLMAYGLSHRTAVIVIYMIGLVFSLSAILLTSATIWLSLIIIFLLVMFMQVIAEVTGLVNEEFKPFTKFYKRMVKRN, encoded by the coding sequence ATGGATTACGAACGCGCCTTATTAGCGTTTTTTGTCTCTCTGGCTACAGTTTTAATTGTGACACCAATCGTCAAAAAGCTTGCAATTAAGATTGGTGCAGTGGACCAGCCGAATAAACGAAAAGTTCATGATAAAGTAATGCCTCGAATGGGCGGTTTGGCGATTTTTATTGGGGTAGCGGCTGGAGCATTAGCAGGCGGGCTGTTTCTACATAATAAAATTACAGCGATTTCAGTTGGTGCCGTACTCATCGTCATTTTAGGTATATTTGATGATAAATATAATTTAAGTGCAAAATTTAAATTTCTCGTGCAAGTTCTCGTTGCTTGTTTGATCGTGAGCACGGGCCTCAAAATGGACTTTTTCTCTGTTCCTTTCTTAACAGATCGTATTGAGTTAGGCTGGATGGCATATCCCCTAACCGTGTTATGGATTGTCGGAATCACAAATGCCATCAATTTAATTGACGGCCTTGATGGACTCGCTGCTGGGATTTCGGTCATCGGTTTATCCACGATTGCAGTGATGGCATTTTCTGCTGATAAGATTCTCATTCTTTCTTTATCACTTGTCGTCATTGGCAGTACAATCGGCTTTCTATTTTACAACTTCCATCCAGCAAAGATTTTTATGGGTGATACAGGCTCGTTGTTTTTAGGCTATATGATTTCGGTGCTGTCACTTTTAGGATTATACAAAAGTGTCACTTTGTTTAGTGTCGTTGTTCCGGTGATCATCTTAGGTGTCCCTATTTTTGATACGACCTTTGCGATCATTAGACGAATATTAAATAAACAGCCAATTTCAGCGCCTGACAAATCGCATATTCATCATAGACTGATGGCCTATGGTTTATCTCATCGAACAGCCGTCATCGTCATTTACATGATTGGTTTAGTGTTTAGCTTAAGTGCAATATTGCTGACAAGTGCAACCATTTGGTTATCACTGATCATTATTTTTTTATTGGTCATGTTTATGCAAGTCATTGCGGAAGTCACTGGTTTAGTGAACGAAGAGTTCAAACCATTTACGAAATTCTATAAACGCATGGTCAAAAGAAATTAA
- a CDS encoding DegV family protein: protein MKIAVVTDSTAYIPQELRDKHQIHMIPLNVIFGSESYREEIEMDWETYYEEVKKHKDLPTTSQPAFGELVELYEKLSETYDAVISIHLSSGISGTYNSAASANDLVDGIDIYPFDSETSCMVQGFYALEAAEKIQEGASPEEILAHLNYLKESEQAYFMVDDLTHLQRGGRLNGAQAFIGSLLKVKPILHFDNKLIVPFEKIRTRKKAISRIFELFDEDASRGVPMRAAIIHGNREEEAEELIAHLSEKYPHVEFYKSYFGAVIGTHLGEGSLGLGWMIR from the coding sequence ATGAAAATAGCCGTTGTAACAGACAGTACTGCTTATATACCACAAGAGCTACGTGATAAACATCAAATTCATATGATCCCCCTTAACGTCATCTTTGGCAGCGAATCGTACCGTGAAGAAATAGAGATGGATTGGGAGACGTATTATGAAGAAGTCAAAAAACATAAAGATCTTCCAACGACCTCTCAGCCTGCTTTTGGTGAACTAGTAGAATTATATGAAAAGCTAAGTGAAACATACGACGCTGTGATTAGTATTCACCTTTCAAGCGGAATTAGTGGAACATATAATAGTGCAGCCTCAGCGAACGATCTAGTTGACGGAATTGACATTTACCCGTTTGATTCAGAAACTAGCTGTATGGTGCAGGGGTTTTATGCATTAGAAGCTGCTGAAAAAATCCAAGAGGGTGCTTCTCCAGAAGAGATTTTAGCACATCTAAATTATCTGAAAGAAAGCGAACAAGCCTATTTTATGGTGGACGACTTAACTCATTTGCAAAGGGGCGGCAGATTAAACGGTGCTCAGGCTTTTATTGGGAGCCTCTTAAAGGTAAAGCCTATCCTTCATTTTGACAACAAGCTAATTGTCCCTTTTGAAAAGATTCGTACACGTAAAAAAGCCATTTCACGCATTTTTGAATTATTCGATGAAGATGCATCACGTGGTGTACCGATGAGAGCTGCAATCATTCATGGAAATAGAGAAGAAGAAGCAGAAGAATTGATTGCACATTTATCAGAAAAGTACCCTCATGTCGAATTTTATAAAAGCTACTTTGGTGCCGTGATTGGTACTCATCTAGGCGAAGGGTCATTAGGTCTTGGCTGGATGATTAGATAG
- a CDS encoding flagellar protein FlgN has translation MSVKIIIEELHRLYGLHEQLLKLSKDKTEMLKSNEIDALSEVLNLEQKYIQAISQLEEKRIEATVQFLQSDQPPTITACIEKAEGTEQEELISLYEKLNDIMVELKDVNELNKQLIQQSLQFISLTFDLVNPNKEHMNYGQNGLENSKPKQHRALFDSKA, from the coding sequence ATGTCAGTTAAAATAATTATTGAAGAGCTGCATCGTCTCTATGGATTACATGAACAGCTTCTAAAGCTGTCTAAGGATAAAACAGAAATGCTGAAAAGCAATGAGATTGATGCTCTTTCAGAGGTTCTGAATTTAGAGCAGAAATATATTCAGGCCATTTCTCAATTAGAAGAAAAGCGTATTGAAGCTACAGTTCAATTTTTACAAAGTGATCAACCGCCGACAATCACAGCATGTATCGAAAAGGCTGAAGGTACGGAACAAGAAGAGCTCATTTCGTTATATGAGAAACTAAATGACATCATGGTGGAATTGAAAGATGTAAATGAACTAAACAAACAGCTCATTCAGCAGTCACTTCAATTTATTTCACTGACATTCGATCTCGTTAACCCTAATAAAGAACATATGAATTACGGACAAAATGGTCTTGAGAATTCAAAGCCTAAACAGCATAGGGCTTTGTTTGATTCAAAGGCGTAA
- a CDS encoding late competence development ComFB family protein: protein MLLNAKEILLKEILYQYLNQLNMICHCEKCIEDVLAISLNQVKPQYITDIDKISYSKSEMVDKQKNTAMLVILTEAASKVTTFPRCENRQPLNKENS from the coding sequence ATGTTACTCAATGCAAAAGAAATACTACTCAAGGAAATCCTCTATCAATATCTCAATCAATTAAACATGATTTGTCATTGTGAAAAGTGTATAGAAGATGTATTAGCGATTTCACTAAATCAAGTGAAGCCGCAATATATAACAGATATCGATAAAATATCTTACAGTAAATCCGAGATGGTGGATAAACAGAAGAATACTGCCATGCTGGTCATTTTGACAGAAGCGGCTTCAAAGGTCACGACATTTCCGAGATGCGAAAATCGTCAACCGCTTAATAAGGAAAACAGTTGA
- a CDS encoding YigZ family protein: MLNRFLTVKSRGEHEIVIEKSRFICHIQRAVSEEEAQAFIQSIKKQHWNATHNCSAYLIGEHDMIQKANDDGEPSGTAGVPMLEVLKKRKLKDTVVVVTRYFGGIKLGAGGLIRAYGKSVSEAINHVGIVERCLMRTMHTTIDYTWLGKVENELRASSFQLKEIHYAENVIFETYVEETQTEQFIEWMTELTNGKSVTKEGELIYLEKDIGPIKETDEWHNE, from the coding sequence TTGCTGAATCGCTTTCTTACAGTAAAAAGTCGTGGCGAGCATGAGATCGTCATTGAAAAATCACGTTTTATTTGTCATATACAGCGTGCTGTCTCAGAAGAAGAAGCACAAGCATTTATACAATCCATTAAAAAACAACATTGGAATGCCACACATAATTGTTCAGCATATCTCATTGGTGAACATGACATGATTCAAAAAGCAAATGATGATGGTGAACCAAGCGGTACGGCAGGAGTGCCAATGCTTGAAGTGCTAAAAAAACGGAAGCTTAAAGATACAGTCGTTGTGGTCACTCGTTATTTCGGCGGTATCAAATTAGGTGCCGGTGGATTAATTCGTGCCTACGGAAAATCTGTATCAGAAGCTATCAACCATGTTGGTATAGTAGAGCGCTGTTTAATGCGTACGATGCACACAACAATAGATTATACATGGCTTGGAAAGGTAGAGAATGAGCTTAGAGCCTCATCTTTTCAGCTAAAAGAAATCCATTATGCCGAAAATGTTATTTTTGAGACGTATGTAGAAGAAACACAAACAGAGCAGTTCATTGAATGGATGACAGAGCTTACAAATGGAAAGAGTGTTACAAAAGAAGGCGAACTTATTTATTTAGAAAAGGACATTGGTCCGATAAAGGAGACAGATGAATGGCACAACGAGTAA
- a CDS encoding TIGR03826 family flagellar region protein, producing MNQLANCPQCNQLFLKTTIQTVCNKCFEEEERSFDIVYKFLRKQSNRQSTIAEIVDATDVDEELILKFIRLKRLQISQFPNINYPCERCGQPIRKNKLCSKCEQDIHSQISQMNQEEERKKEIESRKKDTYYAINPKND from the coding sequence ATGAATCAATTGGCAAACTGTCCACAATGTAATCAGTTATTTTTAAAAACCACCATCCAAACGGTTTGTAACAAATGCTTTGAAGAAGAAGAACGTTCTTTTGATATCGTTTATAAATTTTTGCGGAAGCAAAGTAATAGACAATCAACCATTGCTGAAATAGTAGATGCAACAGATGTTGATGAAGAATTAATCCTGAAATTTATCCGTTTGAAAAGGCTTCAAATTAGTCAATTTCCGAATATCAACTATCCTTGTGAAAGATGCGGCCAACCGATCAGGAAAAACAAGCTGTGCAGCAAATGTGAACAGGATATTCATTCGCAAATCAGCCAAATGAACCAAGAAGAAGAGCGTAAAAAGGAGATTGAATCTAGGAAAAAAGACACCTATTATGCCATTAATCCTAAAAACGACTGA
- a CDS encoding ComF family protein, producing MFKRSFSIKKPVLIPIPLSKERLKERGFNQSVVLASLIGMPILQPLVKIHQSKQSKKSKNERLDQKGLFQLKQSDAILQKDIVLIDDIYTTGATIYDAAKILKDAGAKSVSSFTLIRS from the coding sequence GTGTTTAAGCGTTCCTTTTCAATTAAAAAACCTGTGCTGATTCCAATCCCTTTAAGTAAAGAAAGGTTAAAGGAAAGAGGATTTAATCAGTCCGTCGTACTAGCTTCCTTGATTGGTATGCCTATATTGCAACCACTCGTTAAAATTCATCAAAGTAAGCAGTCTAAGAAAAGTAAAAATGAACGTCTAGATCAAAAGGGATTGTTCCAATTAAAGCAGTCAGATGCGATCCTTCAAAAGGATATTGTATTAATTGATGATATCTATACAACTGGGGCGACCATCTATGATGCGGCAAAAATTTTAAAAGACGCAGGTGCCAAAAGTGTTTCCTCTTTTACGTTGATACGTAGTTAA
- the degU gene encoding two-component system response regulator DegU — protein MTKVNIVIIDDHQLFREGVKRILDFEPTFEVVAEGDDGDEAARIVEHYHPDVVIMDINMPNVNGVEATKQLVELYPESKVIILSIHDDENYVTHALKTGARGYLLKEMDADTLIEAVKVVADGGSYLHPKVTHNLVNEFRRLATSGVSAHPQHEVYPEIRRPLHILTRRECEVLQMLADGKSNRGIGESLFISEKTVKNHVSNILQKMNVNDRTQAVVVAIKNGWVEMR, from the coding sequence GTGACTAAAGTAAATATTGTAATTATTGATGACCACCAATTATTCCGTGAAGGTGTCAAACGGATTTTAGATTTTGAACCTACTTTTGAAGTAGTTGCAGAAGGAGACGACGGTGACGAAGCTGCACGTATCGTAGAGCACTATCATCCGGATGTTGTCATTATGGACATTAATATGCCGAATGTAAATGGTGTAGAGGCTACAAAGCAGCTAGTAGAGCTTTATCCCGAATCAAAAGTCATTATTCTATCTATTCATGACGATGAAAACTATGTGACACATGCATTGAAAACAGGGGCGAGAGGTTACCTGTTAAAAGAAATGGATGCAGACACTCTCATTGAAGCAGTGAAAGTAGTAGCTGACGGAGGATCTTATTTACATCCGAAAGTCACTCATAACTTAGTAAATGAGTTCCGACGCCTAGCAACTAGCGGCGTTTCAGCACATCCACAGCATGAAGTATATCCTGAAATTCGCAGACCACTTCATATCTTAACAAGACGTGAATGTGAAGTTCTTCAAATGTTAGCTGACGGAAAGAGCAACAGAGGAATTGGTGAATCGCTCTTTATTAGTGAGAAAACAGTCAAAAACCATGTAAGTAACATTTTGCAAAAAATGAATGTAAACGACCGTACACAAGCTGTTGTTGTAGCAATTAAAAACGGCTGGGTAGAAATGAGATAA
- a CDS encoding sensor histidine kinase — MTTPKMDPKLLDSIIMKMLSTVDGSKDEVFRIGEQSRQQYESLVEELKQIKQQVNEVIDFGDKLEVHTRHARNRLSEVSRNFNKFSEEEIREAYEKAHNLQVELTMIQQREKQLRERRDDLERRLLSLQDVIERSETLVSQITVVLNYLNQDLRQVGVLLEDAQAKQDFGLRIIEAQEEERKRVSREIHDGPAQMLANVMMRSELIERIFRDRGTEEGFKEIRSLRQNVRNALYEVRRIIYDLRPMALDDLGLIPTLRKYLNTIEEYDGKTKITFQCLGDTESERIASQFEVALFRLAQEAVTNSLKHSEAEEISVKVEVTKDFVTLMIKDDGKGFDMKDVKTNKNKSFGLLGMKERVDLLEGKMTIDSKIGLGTFVMIRVPLTLQNKIVK, encoded by the coding sequence ATGACAACACCCAAAATGGATCCGAAATTATTGGATTCAATCATCATGAAAATGCTAAGTACAGTTGATGGCAGCAAGGACGAAGTATTTAGGATAGGCGAACAGTCCCGTCAACAATATGAGAGCCTAGTTGAAGAGCTTAAGCAAATCAAGCAGCAAGTAAACGAGGTAATTGATTTTGGGGATAAACTAGAAGTACATACGAGACATGCTAGAAATCGCTTATCTGAAGTCAGCAGAAACTTTAACAAATTCAGCGAAGAAGAAATACGAGAGGCCTACGAAAAAGCACATAATCTGCAAGTAGAACTCACCATGATCCAGCAGCGTGAGAAGCAGTTGAGAGAGAGAAGAGACGATTTAGAAAGACGATTATTAAGCTTACAGGACGTCATTGAACGCTCTGAAACGCTTGTGAGTCAAATTACGGTTGTTCTGAACTATCTCAACCAGGATTTACGCCAGGTAGGCGTTTTACTCGAAGATGCTCAGGCAAAACAAGATTTTGGACTAAGAATTATTGAAGCTCAAGAAGAAGAACGCAAAAGGGTATCTCGGGAAATTCATGATGGTCCTGCTCAGATGCTGGCAAACGTGATGATGCGTTCTGAATTAATTGAACGGATCTTTAGAGACCGTGGTACAGAAGAAGGCTTTAAAGAAATTAGAAGTCTCAGACAGAATGTGCGAAATGCTCTGTACGAAGTGAGAAGAATCATTTATGATTTAAGACCGATGGCTTTAGATGATTTGGGTCTCATTCCGACGCTAAGAAAATATTTAAACACAATCGAAGAATACGATGGGAAAACCAAGATTACGTTCCAATGCCTAGGCGATACAGAAAGCGAAAGAATTGCTTCTCAATTTGAAGTGGCACTATTTAGACTAGCCCAAGAAGCTGTCACAAATTCCTTAAAACATTCTGAAGCTGAAGAAATCTCTGTAAAGGTAGAAGTAACGAAAGACTTTGTGACATTAATGATCAAAGACGATGGAAAAGGCTTTGATATGAAAGATGTTAAAACAAACAAAAACAAATCCTTCGGTTTACTTGGCATGAAAGAACGCGTAGACTTACTAGAAGGTAAAATGACCATAGACTCAAAAATAGGTCTAGGGACATTCGTTATGATTCGGGTGCCGTTAACATTGCAAAATAAAATTGTAAAATAG